One part of the Gossypium raimondii isolate GPD5lz chromosome 1, ASM2569854v1, whole genome shotgun sequence genome encodes these proteins:
- the LOC105773997 gene encoding uncharacterized protein LOC105773997, whose amino-acid sequence MKNLSRNKFLLCFRPVVDMDLMRLESKPAAAVVNRPAFTCVAGVQSKEDFSKPSTANSSVSDEEKSIAVHSGGKKTLSKVIKAVVFETVLAHRIRDRNRKNESKNRVLTGKLIQSTISSSSSSSSSSSSSSPLTPNTIQKTETKHQQSGCNESKPKQERIDKGFSCSKNRAMSLFLICLAMTIFWGKLVAIMLTSIWLYFLHHSGVDVKMETIKRRGEKEPEEKVVINGSKNRERVLNFGG is encoded by the exons ATGAAGAACCTCTCGAGGAACAagtttttgctttgttttagaCCCGTCGTCGATATGGACCTCATGCGCCTCGAATCCAAACCCGCCGCCGCCGTCGTTAACCGTCCCGCCTTTACGTGCGTCGCCGGCGTTCAAAGCAAGGAGGATTTTTCGAAGCCTTCGACGGCGAACTCCTCCGTTTCGGATGAGGAAAAATCGATCGCTGTTCATAGTGGGGGAAAGAAAACGCTTTCCAAAGTGATCAAAGCTGTTGTTTTCGAAACAGTATTG GCTCACAGGATTCGAGATAGAAACAGAAAAAATGAATCCAAAAACAGAGTATTGACTGGAAAGCTAATTCAATCCAcaatatcatcatcatcatcatcatcatcatcatcttcttcttcttcaccgTTAACACCAAACACAATACAGAAAACAGAGACGAAACATCAACAAAGCGGCTGCAACGAATCGAAACCGAAACAAGAAAGGATCGATAAGGGTTTTTCGTGTTCAAAAAACAGAGCCATGTCTCTGTTCTTGATTTGTTTGGCAATGACGATTTTCTGGGGAAAATTGGTTGCTATAATGTTGACATCAATTTGGCTTTACTTTCTCCATCATAGTGGGGTTGATGTAAAAATGGAAACCATTAAAAGAAGGGGTGAAAAGGAGCCAGAAGAAAAGGTGGTCATTAATGGAAGCAAAAACAGGGAGAGGGTATTAAATTTTGGGGGTTGA